One window of Pseudomonas sp. ML2-2023-3 genomic DNA carries:
- the kdsA gene encoding 3-deoxy-8-phosphooctulonate synthase: MAQKIIRVGNIEIANDKPMVLFGGMNVLESRDMAMQVCEEYVRVTEKLGIPYVFKASFDKANRSSVSSYRGPGLEEGMRIFQDIKAAFGVPLITDVHEPAQAAVVAEVCDIIQLPAFLSRQTDLVVAMAKTGAVINIKKAQFLAPQEMKHILSKCEEAGNDQLILCERGSSFGYNNLVVDMLGFGIMKQFEYPVFFDVTHALQMPGGRSDSAGGRRAQVTDLAKAGISQGLAGLFLEAHPDPDNAKCDGPCALRLDKLEPFLAQLKSLDELVKSFPTIETA, from the coding sequence ATGGCGCAAAAGATTATCCGTGTAGGCAATATCGAAATTGCCAACGACAAGCCAATGGTCTTGTTCGGTGGCATGAACGTGCTGGAAAGCCGTGATATGGCCATGCAGGTGTGCGAAGAATACGTACGGGTTACCGAAAAGCTCGGCATCCCTTACGTGTTCAAGGCCAGTTTCGACAAGGCCAACCGTTCATCTGTCAGCTCTTACCGTGGCCCCGGCCTCGAAGAAGGCATGCGGATTTTTCAGGACATCAAGGCTGCTTTCGGTGTGCCGCTGATCACCGACGTTCACGAGCCTGCGCAAGCAGCCGTGGTCGCCGAAGTCTGCGACATCATCCAGTTGCCGGCGTTCCTGTCGCGTCAGACTGACCTGGTCGTGGCCATGGCCAAGACCGGCGCCGTGATCAACATCAAAAAGGCCCAATTCCTTGCGCCTCAGGAAATGAAGCACATCCTGAGCAAATGCGAAGAAGCGGGCAATGATCAGTTGATCCTTTGCGAGCGTGGTTCCAGCTTTGGCTACAACAACCTTGTTGTAGACATGCTGGGCTTCGGCATCATGAAGCAGTTCGAATACCCGGTCTTTTTCGACGTGACCCACGCGCTGCAAATGCCCGGTGGTCGCTCGGACTCAGCCGGTGGTCGTCGTGCCCAAGTGACCGACCTGGCCAAGGCTGGCATCAGCCAGGGCCTGGCGGGCCTGTTCCTTGAGGCGCACCCGGATCCGGACAATGCCAAATGCGACGGCCCTTGCGCCTTGCGTCTGGACAAGCTGGAGCCTTTCCTGGCCCAGCTGAAGTCTCTGGATGAGTTGGTTAAAAGTTTTCCGACAATAGAAACCGCGTAA
- a CDS encoding CTP synthase: MTRYIFVTGGVVSSLGKGIASASLAAILEARGLKVTMLKLDPYINVDPGTMSPFQHGEVFVTHDGAETDLDLGHYERFIRTTMTQNNNFTTGRVYEHVLRKERRGDYLGATIQVIPHITDEIKRRIIKGAGDADVAMVEIGGTVGDIESQPFLEAIRQLRIEVGAKRAMLMHLTLVPYIATAGETKTKPTQHSVKELRSIGLQPDVLICRSDHHVDISSRRKIALFTNVEERAVISLEDADTIYRIPGMLHAQGLDDFVVERFGLECNSADLSEWEQVVDAKLNPEHEVTIAMVGKYMELLDAYKSLIEAMSHAGISNRTKVNLRYIDSEDIENKGTELLEGCDAILVPGGFGLRGVEGKITAVQYARENKVPYLGICLGMQVAVIEFARNVLGWKDANSTEFDRSSGHPVVGLITEWEDATGAVETRTETSDLGGTMRLGAQDCQLQAGSLVHDCYAKDVIVERHRHRYEVNNNLLPQLTEAGLKVTGRSGDGALVEVVEAPDHPWFVACQFHPEFTSTPRDGHPLFTGFVKAALAQHEKKA, encoded by the coding sequence ATGACGCGCTACATCTTCGTCACGGGCGGTGTTGTTTCTTCATTGGGGAAAGGCATTGCCTCGGCTTCATTGGCAGCCATCCTGGAGGCGCGGGGACTTAAGGTCACCATGCTGAAGCTGGACCCCTACATCAACGTTGATCCGGGCACCATGAGCCCGTTCCAGCACGGTGAAGTGTTCGTCACTCACGACGGCGCCGAAACCGACCTGGACTTGGGGCATTACGAGCGGTTCATCCGCACGACCATGACCCAGAACAACAACTTCACCACGGGCCGCGTTTACGAACACGTCCTGCGCAAGGAGCGCCGTGGTGATTACCTGGGTGCAACCATCCAGGTGATTCCGCACATCACCGACGAAATCAAACGTCGGATCATCAAGGGCGCCGGCGATGCCGACGTAGCGATGGTTGAGATTGGCGGTACTGTGGGTGACATTGAGTCCCAACCGTTCCTCGAGGCTATCCGTCAGTTGCGCATCGAAGTGGGCGCCAAGCGCGCCATGCTGATGCACCTGACGCTGGTTCCGTACATCGCCACTGCTGGCGAAACGAAAACCAAACCAACGCAACACTCGGTTAAAGAATTGCGCTCCATCGGCCTGCAGCCAGATGTCCTGATCTGCCGTTCCGATCACCACGTTGATATTTCTTCGCGTCGCAAGATTGCGTTGTTCACCAACGTTGAAGAGCGTGCCGTTATTTCGCTGGAAGACGCCGACACCATCTACCGCATCCCGGGCATGCTGCACGCCCAGGGTCTGGATGATTTCGTTGTCGAGCGTTTCGGCCTGGAATGCAACAGCGCCGACCTGTCCGAATGGGAACAGGTTGTCGATGCCAAGCTCAATCCAGAGCACGAAGTCACCATCGCGATGGTGGGCAAGTACATGGAACTGCTGGACGCGTACAAGTCGCTGATCGAAGCGATGAGTCACGCTGGTATTTCCAACCGTACCAAGGTCAACCTGCGTTATATCGACTCCGAAGACATCGAAAACAAAGGCACTGAACTGCTTGAAGGCTGTGATGCCATTCTGGTTCCGGGCGGCTTCGGTCTGCGCGGCGTAGAAGGCAAGATCACTGCTGTTCAGTACGCTCGCGAGAACAAGGTTCCATACCTGGGTATCTGCCTGGGCATGCAAGTAGCGGTAATCGAGTTCGCACGTAACGTGCTGGGCTGGAAAGACGCCAACTCCACCGAGTTCGATCGCAGCAGCGGCCATCCGGTTGTGGGCCTGATCACTGAGTGGGAAGATGCCACCGGTGCAGTCGAAACCCGTACCGAAACGTCGGATCTGGGCGGCACCATGCGTCTGGGTGCGCAGGATTGCCAGCTGCAAGCCGGTTCCCTGGTTCACGACTGCTATGCCAAGGACGTGATTGTTGAACGTCATCGTCATCGCTACGAAGTGAACAACAACCTGCTGCCGCAACTGACTGAAGCAGGCCTGAAAGTGACCGGTCGCTCCGGTGACGGCGCGCTGGTAGAAGTGGTTGAAGCTCCGGATCATCCTTGGTTCGTCGCTTGCCAGTTCCACCCGGAGTTCACCTCCACGCCACGTGATGGCCATCCACTGTTCACCGGTTTCGTCAAAGCTGCACTGGCGCAACACGAGAAGAAGGCGTAA
- the tilS gene encoding tRNA lysidine(34) synthetase TilS, whose product MPSLSIPLLQALSPWRNAKAWHVALSGGLDSTVLLHLLVQLRQTHPLPPITAVHVHHGLQAAADAWPDHCQALCDRLSVPLQVIRVQVQAGASVERAARDARYQAFAALTDVEEVLLVGQHRDDQAETLLFRLLRGAGVNGLAAMPRQRRLGAGHLCRPLLDVSRAQLEAYALEQGLGWIEDPSNAQTDFSRNYLRHEVFPVLARRWPQAAASLARSAAHCAEAQGLLDELAQQDLRDAGTDTEFAWLGVPSLALAPIVRLSPARQRNALRHWLAAFTPLPDTDHWAGWNALRDAREGAQPLWKLAGGELHRAGGRIWWLSGDWLLPPAVPGLWTQPDQALTLPGNGQVRFVGTTADGPLQVSYRQGGEVMALEQRGHRDLKRLFNERGVPLFARGRLPLLYRNEQLLAVANLNGLDSSPCGRWQLQWLPTSSDQGLS is encoded by the coding sequence ATGCCCAGTCTATCGATTCCGCTGCTGCAAGCCCTCAGCCCCTGGCGCAACGCCAAGGCCTGGCATGTCGCGCTCTCCGGCGGTCTCGATTCGACTGTGCTGCTTCACCTTCTCGTTCAATTGCGCCAGACCCACCCATTACCGCCCATTACCGCTGTCCATGTTCATCATGGCCTGCAGGCGGCGGCTGATGCGTGGCCGGATCATTGTCAGGCGCTGTGTGACCGGTTGAGCGTGCCGTTGCAGGTGATTCGCGTGCAGGTGCAGGCAGGCGCAAGTGTCGAGCGTGCGGCGCGGGATGCGCGCTATCAGGCGTTTGCTGCGCTGACGGATGTTGAAGAGGTGCTGCTGGTCGGGCAGCACCGTGACGATCAGGCTGAAACCCTGCTGTTTCGCCTGCTGAGAGGGGCAGGGGTCAACGGGTTGGCGGCCATGCCTCGTCAACGACGTTTGGGGGCAGGGCACCTGTGCCGGCCTTTGCTGGACGTTTCTCGCGCTCAGCTTGAGGCTTACGCCCTTGAGCAGGGGCTGGGCTGGATCGAAGACCCGTCCAACGCCCAAACAGATTTTTCCCGTAATTATTTGCGCCATGAAGTGTTTCCAGTCCTCGCACGGCGATGGCCACAGGCGGCTGCCAGCCTGGCCCGCAGTGCAGCCCATTGTGCCGAGGCTCAAGGCCTGCTTGATGAGTTGGCGCAACAGGATCTTCGCGATGCGGGTACAGACACCGAATTTGCCTGGCTCGGGGTGCCCTCGCTGGCGCTTGCGCCCATCGTCCGTCTGTCGCCTGCACGTCAGCGCAACGCATTGCGTCACTGGCTGGCAGCATTCACCCCATTGCCTGATACCGATCACTGGGCTGGGTGGAATGCCCTGCGTGACGCCCGTGAGGGTGCCCAACCGCTCTGGAAACTCGCCGGCGGTGAGCTGCATCGCGCTGGCGGCCGCATCTGGTGGTTGTCCGGTGACTGGTTGCTCCCGCCCGCTGTGCCAGGATTGTGGACGCAACCCGACCAGGCGCTGACCCTGCCGGGTAATGGTCAGGTGCGCTTTGTCGGGACGACGGCCGATGGCCCCTTGCAAGTGAGCTATCGTCAAGGGGGCGAAGTGATGGCGCTGGAACAGCGCGGTCACCGTGATCTGAAGCGGTTGTTCAACGAGCGGGGTGTTCCGTTGTTTGCCCGTGGCAGATTGCCGCTTCTGTACCGCAATGAGCAGTTATTGGCCGTGGCAAACCTCAATGGACTGGACTCCAGCCCCTGTGGACGCTGGCAATTACAGTGGCTGCCAACTTCGAGCGATCAAGGTTTGAGCTGA
- a CDS encoding acetyl-CoA carboxylase carboxyltransferase subunit alpha yields MNPNFLDFEQPIADLQAKIEELRLVGNDNSLNISDEISRLQDKSKTLTEDIFGKLTSWQIARLARHPRRPYTLDYIDHIFTEFDELHGDRHFSDDAAIVGGIARLDDQPVMVIGHQKGREVREKVRRNFGMPRPEGYRKACRLMEMAERFKMPILTFIDTPGAYPGIDAEERNQSEAIAWNLRVMSRLKTPIIATVIGEGGSGGALAIGVCDQLNMLQYSTYAVISPEGCASILWKTAEKAPDAAEAMGITAERLKGLGIVDKVIGEPLGGAHRDPAAASASIRADLISQLDMLNKLDHETLLKRRYDRLMSYGL; encoded by the coding sequence ATGAACCCGAATTTTCTTGATTTCGAACAGCCGATTGCTGACCTGCAAGCCAAAATCGAAGAGTTGCGCTTGGTTGGTAATGACAATTCGCTGAATATCAGTGATGAAATCTCTCGTCTGCAAGACAAAAGCAAAACGCTGACTGAAGATATTTTCGGCAAGCTGACCAGCTGGCAGATTGCCCGTTTGGCCCGTCACCCGCGTCGTCCATACACACTGGACTACATCGATCACATCTTCACCGAGTTCGATGAGCTGCATGGCGACCGTCATTTCTCGGATGATGCGGCCATCGTTGGCGGTATTGCCCGCCTGGATGATCAGCCAGTGATGGTGATTGGTCACCAGAAAGGCCGTGAAGTCCGTGAAAAGGTACGCCGCAACTTCGGTATGCCGCGTCCTGAAGGCTATCGCAAGGCCTGCCGTTTGATGGAAATGGCCGAGCGTTTCAAAATGCCGATCCTGACCTTCATCGACACGCCGGGTGCTTACCCTGGCATCGACGCTGAAGAGCGTAACCAGAGCGAGGCCATTGCCTGGAACCTGCGTGTCATGTCGCGTCTGAAAACCCCGATCATCGCCACCGTTATCGGCGAAGGCGGTTCGGGCGGTGCCTTGGCGATTGGTGTTTGCGACCAGTTGAACATGCTGCAGTACTCGACCTACGCGGTGATCTCGCCGGAAGGTTGCGCATCGATTCTGTGGAAAACCGCAGAAAAAGCACCGGACGCCGCTGAGGCCATGGGCATTACCGCCGAGCGCCTCAAAGGCCTGGGTATCGTGGACAAGGTGATTGGCGAGCCATTGGGTGGCGCACACCGTGACCCGGCTGCTGCGTCTGCCAGCATTCGTGCCGACCTGATTTCCCAGCTGGACATGCTGAACAAGCTGGATCACGAAACACTGCTCAAGCGTCGTTACGATCGTCTGATGAGCTACGGTCTCTGA